A part of Ignavibacteriales bacterium genomic DNA contains:
- a CDS encoding class II aldolase/adducin family protein has product MSAVQKLIEICHRVYRNNFVSALDGNISCRISNNEFLITRSAVCKGDVKEKDILKINSDGNLLEGEGKLSTETKLHLFIYSKRKEINSVVHCHPVYSTAFAVNGIGIDEHYFPEVVLTLGKVPLCKYGTPSTSELTDSLEPFVDHSLTFLLQNHGAVTIGKSLDEAYFRMEKLEHTAKILTMAKLIGEPKVLNNKQINNLLKISKNVYGLSPDKRNIF; this is encoded by the coding sequence ATGTCTGCCGTTCAAAAGCTGATTGAAATTTGCCACAGAGTTTACCGAAATAATTTTGTCTCTGCATTAGACGGAAATATTTCCTGCAGAATTTCGAATAATGAATTTTTGATTACCCGTTCCGCAGTTTGTAAAGGTGATGTCAAAGAGAAAGATATATTAAAAATTAATTCAGATGGCAATCTTCTCGAAGGTGAGGGTAAACTTTCAACGGAAACTAAACTTCATCTTTTCATTTATTCGAAAAGAAAAGAAATTAACTCGGTTGTTCATTGCCACCCCGTTTATTCAACAGCCTTTGCCGTAAATGGAATTGGAATTGACGAACATTATTTTCCCGAAGTAGTTTTAACATTAGGCAAGGTTCCCCTCTGCAAATACGGAACTCCGTCAACAAGCGAACTTACAGATAGTCTTGAACCTTTTGTTGACCATTCATTAACTTTTCTTTTACAGAATCATGGGGCGGTAACTATTGGAAAATCATTGGATGAGGCATATTTCAGAATGGAGAAACTTGAACATACTGCCAAAATATTAACGATGGCTAAATTGATTGGAGAACCAAAAGTTTTAAATAATAAACAAATAAATAATCTGCTGAAAATTTCTAAAAATGTTTATGGACTTTCACCAGATAAAAGAAATATTTTTTAA
- a CDS encoding Gfo/Idh/MocA family oxidoreductase: MIKIRRPVIKKVKWGVAGLGRYSENNFIPSIPYLTRSTLVSVFSHDEQRAKFISEKFSVPNYFSDYDEFLKSDITAVYISSKNSDHYEQVIKAANAGKNILCEKPIALTSKQAQEMVEVCKKRGVKFGINYVHRLHPLAVKAKEILDKQMLGKLISIVITFNIELPPGENFRYSKEKSGGGALRDLGTHVIDLMRYFGGEIIDITGNMDQIIYKSEVDDFASAIVKFQNGGYGYFNVSFNSRLAFNKIEIVGHSGALSIENLIGRKKHPPKLNILLEGDMRKSFRKRGNKLHFLLRSVQRSFLKDEPLAVSGADGLINMKLMEELERKCLPFKS, from the coding sequence ATGATCAAGATTAGAAGACCTGTAATTAAAAAAGTGAAGTGGGGAGTGGCAGGGCTTGGCAGATACTCCGAAAATAATTTCATACCGTCAATTCCATATTTAACAAGAAGCACTCTTGTTTCCGTTTTTAGCCATGATGAGCAGCGCGCAAAATTTATTTCCGAAAAATTTTCGGTTCCAAATTATTTTTCAGACTACGATGAATTTTTGAAATCAGATATTACTGCTGTTTATATCAGCAGTAAAAACTCTGACCATTATGAGCAAGTTATTAAAGCAGCTAATGCAGGTAAGAATATTCTCTGCGAAAAACCTATTGCGCTAACAAGCAAACAGGCACAGGAGATGGTTGAGGTTTGCAAAAAACGGGGAGTTAAGTTTGGAATAAACTATGTCCACAGATTGCATCCTCTTGCAGTTAAAGCGAAGGAGATACTCGATAAGCAAATGCTTGGAAAATTAATCTCGATAGTGATCACTTTTAATATAGAACTTCCACCCGGAGAAAATTTTCGTTACTCAAAAGAAAAAAGCGGCGGGGGTGCACTTCGCGATCTTGGGACTCATGTAATAGATTTAATGAGATATTTCGGCGGAGAGATTATTGATATAACCGGAAACATGGATCAGATAATTTATAAAAGTGAAGTTGATGATTTTGCCAGTGCTATTGTTAAATTTCAAAACGGGGGGTATGGATATTTCAATGTTTCTTTTAACAGCCGGCTGGCTTTCAATAAAATTGAAATTGTTGGTCATAGCGGTGCATTGAGTATCGAGAATTTAATAGGAAGAAAGAAACACCCACCCAAGTTGAATATTTTATTAGAAGGTGATATGAGAAAAAGTTTTAGGAAGCGTGGGAATAAACTTCATTTTCTTTTACGTTCAGTGCAGCGCTCATTTTTAAAAGACGAACCATTGGCAGTTAGCGGTGCGGATGGATTGATTAATATGAAATTAATGGAAGAGTTAGAAAGAAAATGTCTGCCGTTCAAAAGCTGA
- a CDS encoding methylenetetrahydrofolate reductase, protein MKVIEHLQKATEPLISFELIPPKRGGDIKGLLSVLDDIMKYNPPFIDITSHAAEVFYEETATGIKKRIKRKRPGTLGICALIQNKYNIDAVPHVLSKGFTREETEDFLIELNYLNIENVLAIRGDDSNYDKPIPEGKSANRNASDLVQQITAMNSGQYLEESLLDAKATNYCVGVGGYPEKHFESPNLKTDIRYAKAKVEAGAAYIVTQMFYDNKYYFDYVAQCREAGINVPIIPGLKILTSKSHLTSIPKNFHVSLPDELADEIFKAKPEHIIEIGTNWAAKQVEELLNANVPSVHFYIMQDSKPISLLMNKLKVFK, encoded by the coding sequence ATGAAAGTAATTGAACATCTTCAAAAAGCAACTGAACCATTGATTAGTTTTGAATTGATCCCGCCTAAAAGGGGTGGGGATATAAAAGGGCTGCTTTCTGTTTTAGACGATATAATGAAATACAACCCCCCTTTCATTGACATTACAAGCCATGCTGCCGAAGTATTTTATGAAGAAACTGCAACGGGAATAAAAAAAAGAATCAAGCGGAAACGACCCGGTACACTTGGCATCTGCGCGCTTATTCAAAATAAATATAACATTGATGCAGTTCCGCATGTTTTGTCAAAAGGATTTACCCGCGAAGAAACAGAAGACTTTTTAATCGAGTTAAACTATTTGAACATAGAGAATGTACTTGCAATCAGAGGCGATGACAGTAATTATGATAAACCAATTCCCGAAGGTAAAAGTGCCAATAGAAATGCAAGTGATCTTGTTCAACAAATTACTGCGATGAATTCAGGACAGTATCTCGAAGAATCATTGCTCGATGCTAAAGCCACAAATTATTGTGTCGGCGTTGGCGGCTATCCCGAAAAGCATTTTGAATCACCGAATTTAAAAACAGATATAAGGTATGCAAAGGCTAAAGTTGAAGCCGGTGCTGCCTATATTGTTACTCAAATGTTTTATGATAATAAATATTATTTCGACTATGTTGCTCAATGCCGCGAAGCAGGAATAAATGTCCCAATTATTCCGGGATTAAAAATTCTTACTTCTAAATCTCATCTAACTAGTATCCCGAAAAACTTCCACGTTTCTTTGCCGGATGAACTGGCAGATGAAATTTTCAAAGCTAAACCCGAACACATAATTGAGATCGGTACAAACTGGGCGGCTAAACAGGTTGAAGAATTATTGAATGCCAATGTACCAAGCGTTCATTTTTATATTATGCAGGACTCCAAACCAATTTCCCTATTAATGAATAAATTAAAAGTGTTTAAATAA
- a CDS encoding penicillin acylase family protein translates to MPQTLKNILGIVFVFIVLIAAGGLIFYNMLKSSLPEYEGEVQLNGLNSEVEIYFDSTAIPYIIASNEEDAAFAFGYLHARERLFSMDLIRRAGEGRLSEIFGTATIPFDKMFRTVGIKATADKIFQNANPTTKKLLTSYSNGVNAYIEEADGNFPVEFDVLGYTPKKWTPVESIIVIRMMAWELNISWWSDFTFIELVQKLGAEKVKEIYPDYPENGETIIPSSIKDYPKIVSDVVDVDKSFRKFMGFEGTHIGSNNWVVNGNKSVGGKPIIANDPHLAYRAPGIWYAAVLNAGGWKAAGVTLPGVPGFVIGKNDNISWVLTNIMTDDADFYIEKFDSAGKKYLLDGEWKNLSVVKDTIRVKDSSDVVFDIVSTHRGPIISNIHPLDFLYTNKQKTSAPISMRWLGNDISDEFSAIYKVNHAKNFGEFKKAVYEFSVPGQNFVYGDKEGNIGYVFGGQLPMRASNSPTMIFDGTTSEFDWKGFVPREQLPSLYNPPQNFIASANNKTMKDFPYHISNIWEPSSRIDRIYELLNSKEKHSLKDFMKYQMDFTSPYARQITSYILEAFQNIKVTDKNLSTSLELFSKWNYELDQYSQLPSIYVMFLKIFLENTFLDEMGSDLYNEFIFIGNIPYRSILQVLENGNCSWYDDKTTRLLESRELVIRKSLADALGELEKNYGKEIKNWQWGELHKLKFKHSFSGAAPFIDNFVDIGPFGIGGDGTTIFNTEYTFSESIEKYPLFRHDEFENDLGPSMRFIYDFSKPDEFYLVLTTGQSGNIFSDYYSSMTNYWLEGKYFKVRTDEQSARSEKNKLLRLQKK, encoded by the coding sequence ATGCCGCAAACATTAAAAAATATTTTAGGGATTGTATTTGTATTTATCGTACTGATAGCTGCCGGCGGATTGATTTTCTATAATATGTTAAAATCATCTCTGCCGGAATATGAGGGAGAGGTGCAATTAAACGGACTTAATAGTGAAGTCGAAATTTATTTCGACAGCACAGCCATTCCTTACATCATTGCTTCGAATGAGGAGGATGCGGCATTTGCATTCGGCTACCTGCACGCACGCGAAAGATTATTCTCAATGGATTTAATTAGGCGTGCAGGCGAAGGAAGACTGAGTGAAATTTTCGGTACGGCGACTATCCCTTTCGATAAAATGTTTCGCACCGTTGGGATTAAAGCCACTGCCGATAAAATTTTTCAGAATGCAAATCCAACTACAAAGAAACTTCTAACATCTTATTCAAATGGTGTTAATGCCTACATAGAAGAGGCGGATGGAAATTTTCCGGTTGAGTTTGATGTACTTGGTTACACTCCCAAAAAATGGACTCCTGTGGAAAGTATAATTGTAATCCGAATGATGGCTTGGGAGTTAAACATTAGCTGGTGGTCGGATTTTACTTTCATCGAGCTTGTTCAAAAACTCGGTGCAGAAAAAGTTAAAGAAATTTATCCCGACTATCCTGAAAACGGTGAAACAATTATTCCGTCATCAATTAAAGATTATCCCAAAATAGTTTCTGACGTCGTTGATGTTGACAAATCATTCAGAAAATTTATGGGATTTGAGGGTACGCATATCGGCTCGAACAATTGGGTGGTAAATGGAAATAAGTCAGTCGGCGGGAAACCAATAATTGCAAATGATCCGCATCTTGCTTACAGGGCGCCGGGAATATGGTATGCAGCGGTGTTAAACGCAGGTGGGTGGAAAGCAGCAGGCGTCACTTTACCCGGAGTGCCAGGATTTGTAATCGGCAAGAATGATAACATTTCATGGGTACTTACAAATATTATGACTGATGATGCGGATTTCTATATCGAGAAATTTGATTCAGCAGGGAAAAAATATTTGCTTGACGGAGAGTGGAAAAACCTTTCAGTTGTAAAAGATACAATCCGTGTTAAGGATTCTTCTGATGTCGTTTTTGATATAGTTTCCACCCACCGTGGTCCAATCATTTCTAACATTCATCCCCTTGATTTTTTATACACCAATAAACAAAAAACATCTGCGCCGATTAGCATGCGCTGGCTCGGCAATGATATCAGTGATGAATTTTCTGCAATCTATAAAGTGAACCACGCAAAAAACTTTGGTGAATTTAAAAAAGCTGTTTATGAATTTTCAGTCCCCGGACAGAATTTTGTTTACGGTGATAAAGAAGGAAATATTGGTTATGTTTTCGGGGGACAATTACCAATGCGTGCTTCAAATTCTCCCACCATGATTTTTGATGGAACCACTTCCGAATTTGATTGGAAAGGATTTGTCCCTCGTGAGCAACTGCCTTCGTTGTACAATCCGCCGCAGAATTTTATTGCATCAGCCAATAACAAAACCATGAAGGATTTTCCATATCATATTTCAAATATTTGGGAACCATCTTCAAGAATAGATAGGATTTATGAATTGTTGAATTCAAAAGAGAAACATTCCTTAAAAGATTTTATGAAATATCAAATGGATTTTACCTCACCCTATGCCCGTCAGATAACCAGTTATATTCTTGAAGCTTTTCAGAATATAAAAGTGACTGATAAAAATTTATCAACTTCACTTGAACTTTTTTCAAAATGGAATTATGAACTTGATCAATACAGTCAATTGCCTTCCATCTATGTCATGTTTTTGAAAATATTTTTGGAAAATACTTTTCTTGACGAAATGGGTTCTGATCTTTACAATGAATTTATTTTTATCGGAAACATTCCTTACAGAAGCATACTCCAAGTTTTAGAAAACGGCAACTGTTCCTGGTATGATGATAAAACTACCCGCCTATTAGAATCGAGAGAATTGGTGATCAGAAAAAGCCTTGCAGATGCGCTTGGCGAGCTTGAGAAAAACTACGGGAAGGAAATCAAAAACTGGCAATGGGGGGAGCTACACAAATTAAAATTCAAACATTCGTTCAGCGGCGCTGCACCTTTTATTGATAACTTTGTGGACATTGGACCTTTCGGCATTGGCGGAGACGGCACAACAATTTTTAATACTGAGTACACCTTTTCCGAAAGCATTGAGAAATATCCTTTGTTCAGACACGACGAATTTGAAAATGACCTCGGACCTTCTATGAGATTTATTTATGACTTTAGTAAGCCGGATGAATTTTATTTAGTGTTAACTACGGGTCAGTCCGGAAATATTTTTAGTGATTATTACAGCAGCATGACTAACTATTGGCTGGAAGGAAAATATTTTAAGGTCAGAACAGACGAACAATCAGCCAGATCAGAAAAGAATAAGCTTTTAAGATTGCAGAAGAAATAG
- a CDS encoding T9SS type A sorting domain-containing protein, with amino-acid sequence MLKYFEYFAVPDSINIMVKSTDWINVTKFEMALALQSPEDDWVFLGSQTELVFLDADWAEISWNMDLTKFVMDSIKIIYLYFAVYAAESCYVGGTALFDDLVGINNNSQFLIDGFGDDSITGIEISEIEQNLFGFVLGQNYPNPFNPSTTIEFFIPEREYVSLIVFNSLGEEVEALLSEEKEQGSYEVKFNASDLPSGVYFYKLQAGNFVETKKMTLIK; translated from the coding sequence TTGTTAAAATATTTTGAATATTTTGCAGTTCCAGATTCCATAAATATTATGGTAAAATCTACTGATTGGATAAATGTTACTAAGTTCGAAATGGCTTTAGCTCTCCAATCGCCTGAAGATGATTGGGTTTTTTTGGGAAGTCAAACAGAGCTTGTTTTTTTAGATGCAGATTGGGCAGAAATTTCTTGGAATATGGATCTTACAAAATTTGTGATGGATTCTATAAAAATAATATATCTTTATTTTGCAGTTTATGCAGCTGAATCGTGTTATGTAGGAGGAACTGCTTTATTTGATGATTTGGTTGGTATTAATAATAATAGTCAATTTCTGATTGATGGGTTTGGGGATGATTCAATTACAGGAATAGAAATTTCTGAAATAGAACAAAATCTTTTTGGTTTTGTTTTAGGACAGAATTATCCTAATCCTTTTAATCCTTCCACTACGATTGAATTTTTTATTCCTGAAAGGGAGTATGTGAGTTTAATTGTCTTCAATTCTTTAGGAGAAGAGGTTGAAGCTCTTCTTTCTGAAGAAAAAGAACAAGGAAGTTATGAGGTAAAATTTAATGCCTCAGATCTCCCGAGTGGAGTCTATTTCTATAAACTGCAAGCAGGCAATTTTGTGGAGACGAAAAAGATGACCTTGATCAAATAA